One region of Juglans regia cultivar Chandler chromosome 4, Walnut 2.0, whole genome shotgun sequence genomic DNA includes:
- the LOC108998408 gene encoding protein SCAR3-like isoform X4 has product MTTVSRSHKVRARVERIEAALPPIEKAVLSQTSHIHFAYTAGSEWHPRIRNGKNHFIYNDLPQFIMDSYEECRNPPRLHLLDKFDTGGPGSCFKRYSDPTFFKKASATSDEATTERIRINKNAHRSKKKRSSQWNRKGLRGASRSNSRSRLQFTSLPVNGQTSMQTASAVDVASNSELGDHSNSFDSRNGPQFTSHIGDDQASPQTASAVDMTLKPDTGDHSNSFDSRNGPQFTSHIVDDRASPQTASAVDMTLKPDTGDHSNSFDSRTGLGDIECVFHLSSMEPEQQESLSSRLMQHNDTLDSVFPDEQTKAIDDNFPGSSLLEKIASSSSCVTWDEKAEIVEPNGQQSDREEAPEMLSTKSDLDTHGERAVNLANVDQIDSLLDCKNSLEFIFNGNQINSIESEPVFPDEQTKAMDDNFPGSSLLEKIAYSSYCVTWDEKAEIVVPNGQQSDREEAPEMLSTKSDLDTHGERAVNLANVDQIDSLLDCENSLELIFNGNQINDIESEPDNYMDALNAIGSESENDLDYQTKRKVEQYASNTNDEGINEIHELPENSSDLNHPELESDIASCSFSNEGVPSYIPNSLSPERVVHEQMPQITKMSSNLDFSADDFSGGADAHNGSQLESVVTGPLSSAPKTSDFGDVSMDKMFSSFYKSDETPADFSGVRSISFWTNGGLLGLEPSKPPAYAMSNAVGQDLVNRSKDDTVCPSKHGFMLKGDELEGKLDMLDKKDGGIEKDPSCVCSTSCQDDQEDSISKTKTFGRFSLADSDAKCENFSVMAPKTAVPVSPRIKSISAESNQENDENSSLAFGLSQRLLATGLYKKVSDVHDDNLEPASSMNASGLEQFSGQHRVVNQTIPEKKLEERLGHGSPVDSLTSSPPLEHMKISFHPLNGSETSKLKLNFPDANQCFEGIRDMFPSFQLVPEHSIPMNDFGFESDDDTFCRSSPYMSDDCHSHHSASNSEQWESGETPKSKDPEPHDALCGISSAESISTYQELGRIINNGIHIDCGIRIADTGNGVEPSLSGSLLDLPNFDTVNPVLQQVTNEDSNLLKLECSGQLIPQPPPLPPVQWRVSKPNFYVIEYQQDNVSDALMHASDLKHFGSAMSQQPKPTPEKQQRTNEEAAAIVQMGKQQDQQKLNEQKEANRAMNGKEMDERENFLQQIRSKSFSLRRTMTTKPTSTPGPATDFKVTAILEKANAIRQVIGSDRGDDDDTWSDA; this is encoded by the exons GTTCTGAATGGCATCCTCGTATTCGAAATGGAAAAAATCACTTCATCTACAATGACTTGCCACAATTTATTATGGACTCCTATGAAGAATGCCGCAATCCTCCACGTTTGCATTTGCTTGACAA GTTTGATACTGGTGGTCCGGGATcttgtttcaaaagatattcAGATCCAACTTTCTTTAAGAAAGCATCAGCTACCTCTGATGAAGCGACCACTGAAAGAATCCGAATCAATAAGAATGCTCATAGAAGCAAG AAGAAAAGGTCATCACAGTGGAATCGAAAAGGATTGCGTGGTGCATCAAGATCCAATTCCCGTAGCAG ATTGCAGTTTACTTCTCTTCCTGTTAATGGTCAAACTTCTATGCAAACTGCCTCAGCTGTAGATGTGGCTTCAAATTCTGAACTAGGAGaccattcaaattcttttgattCAAGAAATGGTCCGCAGTTTACTTCTCATATTGGTGATGACCAGGCCTCTCCTCAAACAGCATCTGCAGTTGACATGACACTGAAACCTGACACTGGAGaccattcaaattcttttgattCAAGAAATGGTCCGCAGTTTACTTCTCATATTGTTGATGACCGGGCCTCTCCTCAAACAGCATCTGCAGTTGATATGACACTGAAACCTGACACTGGAGaccattcaaattcttttgattCAAGAACAGGCTTAGGAGATATAGAATGTGTTTTCCATCTGAGTTCCATGGAACCTGAACAGCAGGAATCGCTCTCTTCTAGGTTGATGCAGCATAATGATACTCTTGATTCAGTTTTTCCTGATGAGCAGACCAAGGCTATCGATGATAACTTTCCAGGCAGTTCATTACTAGAGAAAATTGCCTCCAGTTCTTCTTGTGTTACCTGGGATGAAAAGGCAGAGATAGTGGAGCCCAACGGTCAGCAAAGTGATAGAGAGGAAGCTCCAGAGATGCTCTCGACAAAGTCTGATTTAGATACACACGGAGAGAGAGCTGTTAACCTTGCAAATGTTGATCAAATAGATAGTCTGCTTGATTGTAAAAACAGTCTTGAGTTTATCTTCAACGGTAATCAGATCAACAGCATTGAAAGTGAGCCAGTTTTTCCTGATGAGCAAACCAAGGCTATGGATGACAACTTTCCGGGCAGTTCATTACTAGAGAAAATTGCCTACAGTTCTTATTGTGTTACCTGGGATGAAAAGGCCGAGATAGTGGTGCCTAATGGTCAGCAAAGTGATAGAGAGGAAGCTCCAGAGATGCTCTCGACAAAGTCTGATTTAGATACACACGGAGAGAGAGCTGTTAACCTTGCAAATGTTGATCAAATAGATAGTCTGCTTGATTGTGAAAACAGTCTTGAGTTGATCTTCAACGGTAATCAGATCAATGACATTGAAAGTGAACCAGACAATTACATGGATGCACTCAACGCCATTGGATCGGAATCTGAGAATGATCTTGActatcaaacaaaaagaaaagtggaGCAGTATGCCTCCAACACCAATGATGAAGGAATAAATGAAATCCATGAGCTTCCTGAAAATAGCTCAGACCTTAATCATCCAGAGTTGGAATCTGATATTGCATCCTGCAGTTTCTCAAATGAAGGAGTGCCATCATATATACCAAACTCACTTTCCCCAGAGAGAGTTGTACATGAACAGATGCCTCAGATCACTAAGATGTcttctaatttagacttttCAGCAGACGATTTCAGTGGAGGTGCTGATGCTCATAATGGTTCCCAATTGGAATCTGTTGTTACTGGTCCATTATCCTCTGCCCCCAAAACTTCTGATTTCGGGGATGTATCGATGGATAAGATGTTTAGTAGTTTTTACAAGTCTGATGAAACTCCTGCTGACTTTTCTGGTGTTCGTTCAATTTCATTCTGGACTAATGGTGGTCTTCTAGGACTTGAGCCATCAAAACCTCCTGCTTATGCCATGTCAAATGCTGTGGGTCAGGATTTAGTAAACAGAAGTAAAGATGATACAGTTTGCCCTTCAAAACATGGGTTTATGCTAAAAGGTGATGAGCTTGAAGGTAAACTAGATATGTTGGACAAGAAAGATGGAGGCATTGAAAAGGATCCAAGTTGTGTTTGCTCTACATCATGCCAAGATGACCAGGAAGATAGTATCTCAAAAACGAAGACATTTGGGAGATTTTCACTGGCTGATTCAGATGCCAAATGTGAAAATTTCAGTGTAATGGCACCTAAAACTGCAGTGCCAGTCTCACCACGTATCAAATCCATATCTGCCGAATCCAATCAAGAGAATGATGAAAACTCATCTCTAGCGTTTGGACTCAGCCAAAGGTTACTAGCAACTGGTTTGTACAAAAAAGTTTCAGATGTCCATGATGACAATCTTGAACCTGCTAGTTCTATGAATGCTAGTGGTTTGGAGCAATTTAGTGGGCAACATAGAGTTGTGAATCAAACAATTCCTGAGAAAAAACTTGAAGAGCGGCTTGGACATGGCTCTCCTGTAGATTCACTTACTTCTTCACCGCCACTAGAACATATGAAAATATCTTTCCATCCTCTAAATGGCTCTGAGACTTCCAAACTGAAACTGAATTTTCCTGATgcaaatcaatgttttgaaggCATAAGAGACATGTTTCCATCATTTCAGTTGGTCCCTGAGCATAGTATTCCCATGAATGACTTTGGTTTTGAGTCTGATGATGACACATTTTGTAGATCATCTCCTTATATGTCCGATGATTGCCACAGCCATCACTCTGCATCAAATTCTGAGCAGTGGGAATCTGGTGAAACTCCTAAAAGCAAGGATCCCGAACCCCATGATGCCTTATGTGGAATCTCGTCAGCGGAATCTATATCAACCTATCAGGAGCTTGGGAGAATAATCAACAATGGTATCCACATTGATTGTGGAATTAGAATTGCAGATACTGGGAATGGTGTGGAACCTTCTTTGTCTGGTTCTCTGCTTGATCTTCCCAATTTTGATACCGTGAACCCTGTACTTCAGCAAGTGACAAATGAAGATTCTAATCTCCTCAAGTTGGAATGTTCTGGACAGCTTATACCACAACCACCACCTCTCCCTCCAGTACAGTGGAGGGTATCAAAACCCAATTTTTATGTGATAGAATACCAACAAGACAATGTCTCTGACGCCCTAATGCATGCATCTGATCTGAAACATTTTGGATCCGCAATGTCTCAGCAACCAAAGCCAACCCCAGAGAAGCAACAACGAACTAATGAGGAGGCTGCTGCAATAGTACAGATGGGCAAG CAGCAGGACCAGCAGAAGTTGAATGAGCAGAAAGAAGCGAATCGAGCTATGAATGGCAAGGAGATGGATGAAAGGGAAAATTTCCTACAACAAATCAGATCAAAA TCATTTAGTCTGAGACGCACAATGACAACCAAGCCAACTAGTACACCAGGACCTGCTACAGATTTCAAAGTCACTGCCATTTTGGAGAAAGCTAATGCTATTCGCCAG GTTATTGGGAGTGATCGTGGGGATGATGATGATACCTGGAGTGATGCTTGA